One Halarcobacter ebronensis genomic window carries:
- the yajC gene encoding preprotein translocase subunit YajC, producing the protein MQGSSADLISSLLPLVALFAIFYFLIIRPQQKQAKQHKQMIAELKKSDKIVTNGGLMVEITKVEDEFLLVKNHDGSEMKLAKEFVAKLLD; encoded by the coding sequence ATGCAAGGTTCAAGTGCAGATTTAATAAGCTCATTATTACCTCTAGTGGCGTTATTCGCAATTTTTTATTTTTTAATCATAAGACCGCAACAAAAACAAGCTAAACAGCATAAGCAAATGATTGCAGAATTAAAAAAAAGTGACAAAATTGTAACAAATGGTGGCTTAATGGTAGAAATTACTAAAGTCGAAGATGAATTTTTATTAGTTAAAAACCATGATGGAAGCGAGATGAAGCTTGCAAAAGAGTTTGTCGCTAAACTATTAGACTAA
- a CDS encoding CCA tRNA nucleotidyltransferase, translating into MFITTTKINIPKILEDILYELKSIGVLPILVGGCVRDHILNIPSKDYDIELYNIDSLEQIEDSLKKFGQLKEVGKSFGVLLLTTKEYSFDFALARVEKKVGEGHRAFEVITSSKLSFMEASLRRDFTINAIGYNYFTKEFLDPYNGLEDLKNGILKHIKDETFIEDALRVYRAVQFVGRFNLTLHSSTSKLCKKMVLTKEFESLPKERVFEELKKLFLKSQKPSLGLELLKELGILKYYSELEALVNCVQDKEFHPEGDVWVHTLLSIDEMAKLKTGDEYKDLYLFFAVLCHDLGKPFCTKEIDGRITSHKHETLGVEPTISFLQKLTREKKFIEKVVPLVKNHLAPFQLFKADSSLKAVKRLSLKCSIEDLCIVCLADCKGRKIKNKDKCDEAVKWLLEHARLMNISHEGVKPLVQGRDLIKLGFKPNKKFKEILDYALNLQIEDELEKDKILEEIKKSFKV; encoded by the coding sequence ATGTTCATCACTACAACAAAGATTAATATCCCTAAAATTTTAGAGGATATCTTATATGAATTAAAGAGTATTGGTGTTTTGCCAATACTCGTTGGTGGTTGTGTTAGAGACCACATTTTAAATATTCCATCAAAAGATTATGATATTGAACTATATAATATTGACTCTTTAGAGCAAATTGAAGACTCTTTAAAAAAGTTTGGACAGCTCAAAGAGGTTGGCAAATCTTTTGGTGTTCTTCTATTAACAACAAAAGAGTATAGCTTTGATTTTGCCTTAGCAAGAGTCGAAAAAAAAGTTGGAGAGGGGCATAGAGCTTTTGAAGTTATAACCTCTTCAAAACTCTCTTTTATGGAAGCCTCTTTAAGAAGAGATTTTACTATAAACGCAATAGGATATAACTACTTTACAAAAGAGTTTTTAGATCCATACAATGGATTAGAAGATTTAAAAAACGGTATTTTAAAACATATAAAAGATGAAACTTTTATAGAGGATGCACTTAGAGTCTATAGAGCTGTTCAGTTTGTTGGAAGATTTAATCTAACCCTTCATAGTTCAACTTCTAAACTTTGCAAAAAGATGGTTTTAACTAAAGAGTTTGAATCTTTGCCAAAAGAGAGAGTTTTTGAAGAGCTTAAAAAACTATTTTTAAAATCACAAAAACCTTCACTTGGATTAGAGCTTTTAAAAGAGTTAGGTATTTTGAAATATTATAGTGAATTAGAGGCATTGGTTAATTGTGTTCAAGATAAAGAGTTTCATCCCGAAGGTGACGTTTGGGTTCATACTCTACTTAGTATTGATGAGATGGCAAAATTAAAAACTGGAGATGAGTATAAAGACCTTTATCTATTTTTTGCAGTTTTATGCCATGATTTAGGAAAACCCTTTTGCACTAAAGAGATAGATGGAAGAATAACCTCTCATAAGCATGAGACTTTGGGTGTTGAACCAACAATATCTTTTCTACAAAAACTAACAAGAGAGAAAAAATTTATAGAAAAAGTAGTTCCTTTAGTAAAAAATCACTTGGCACCTTTTCAACTTTTTAAAGCTGACTCCTCTTTAAAAGCTGTAAAAAGGTTATCTCTTAAATGTAGTATTGAAGATCTTTGTATAGTTTGTCTTGCAGATTGCAAAGGCAGAAAAATAAAAAATAAAGATAAATGTGATGAGGCTGTAAAATGGCTTTTGGAACATGCAAGGCTAATGAATATTTCCCATGAAGGTGTAAAACCTTTGGTTCAAGGAAGAGATTTAATAAAACTTGGATTTAAACCAAATAAAAAGTTTAAAGAGATTTTGGATTACGCTTTAAACTTACAAATTGAAGATGAACTAGAAAAAGATAAGATATTAGAAGAGATAAAAAAGAGCTTTAAGGTCTAA
- a CDS encoding apolipoprotein N-acyltransferase codes for MIALFFSAFIYLAHFNLESKLFNTILGLLGIYFVLISKKQTLFFTGFFIGLFWFYWVGNSFVYYDLAYLKPIVPFAFALVYGFLFFLISIVEFTFYKAAILFIFSYIHPFGFNWFVPDLVFINSYFKADKPSFAIVLISLFLFINFKTKWKVFALLPLLYIYTNSGEYIDNPKLKISMPQINVNQDRKWAKDNLSNVIDENFRLIEEAIKEKKDLIILPETAFPIVLNKDEFVLTRLFELSKHINIVVGALYYEDNNYYNTTYYFNKMKAKIAKKVVLVPFGEKIPLPKFMVDFINNTFYNGAQDYKEAKTPTDFEINGIKFRNAICYEATSETLFKNLDGIKYMIATSNNAWFTPSIEPTLQNLLLKYYAKRYDITILHSVNGSENGIIRP; via the coding sequence ATGATAGCTTTATTTTTTAGTGCCTTTATATATCTAGCTCATTTTAATCTTGAATCAAAACTTTTTAATACCATACTTGGATTACTTGGAATATATTTTGTTTTAATATCAAAAAAACAGACACTTTTTTTTACTGGTTTTTTTATTGGACTCTTTTGGTTTTATTGGGTTGGAAACTCATTTGTTTATTATGATTTAGCTTACTTAAAACCTATTGTTCCCTTTGCTTTTGCTCTTGTTTATGGTTTTTTATTCTTTCTTATCTCAATTGTTGAATTTACCTTTTATAAAGCTGCTATTCTTTTTATTTTTTCATATATTCACCCCTTTGGTTTTAACTGGTTTGTTCCAGATTTAGTCTTTATAAATAGCTATTTTAAAGCAGACAAACCCTCTTTTGCAATTGTTTTAATCTCTCTTTTTCTTTTTATAAATTTTAAAACCAAATGGAAAGTTTTTGCTTTGCTTCCTCTTCTTTATATCTATACAAATAGTGGAGAGTATATAGATAATCCTAAACTAAAAATCTCAATGCCACAAATAAATGTTAATCAAGATAGAAAATGGGCAAAAGATAATCTTTCAAATGTTATTGATGAAAATTTTAGATTAATAGAAGAGGCAATAAAAGAGAAAAAAGATTTGATTATTCTTCCAGAGACTGCTTTTCCCATTGTTTTAAACAAAGATGAATTTGTTTTAACTAGACTTTTTGAGTTATCAAAACATATTAACATAGTTGTTGGAGCTTTATATTATGAAGATAATAACTACTACAACACCACCTATTATTTTAATAAAATGAAAGCAAAAATTGCCAAAAAAGTTGTTCTGGTTCCTTTTGGAGAGAAGATTCCTTTACCAAAATTTATGGTTGACTTTATAAATAATACTTTCTATAATGGAGCTCAAGATTATAAAGAAGCAAAAACTCCAACTGATTTTGAGATTAATGGAATCAAATTTAGAAATGCTATTTGTTATGAAGCTACAAGCGAAACACTTTTTAAAAATTTAGATGGAATTAAATATATGATAGCAACTTCAAATAATGCTTGGTTTACCCCTTCTATTGAGCCAACTCTACAAAATTTGCTTTTAAAATATTATGCAAAAAGATATGATATTACAATCTTACACTCAGTAAATGGGAGTGAAAACGGGATAATTAGACCTTAA
- a CDS encoding proline--tRNA ligase encodes MKFSQMFIPTTKETPSDATLPSHQFLIRAGFILQTGAGIYDYMPLGKIVLDKIRAVVKEEMDKSGANEVQFGFVTPLSFWEESGRATAMGAELLKFKDRKGMGFVLSPTNEEAVVNMVKNRITSYKDLPINLYQIYTKFRDEARPRFGLMRGREFLMKDAYSFHASHEDLVREFNLMEQTYKNVYNRLGLDYRVVSADSGAIGGSGSKEFMVLANSGEDTLVICPSCEYGANIEAAVRKPNKKEPLETVSLEKVKTPNCKTIAEVSDFLKADAFYSMKAVMKKAVYENSSEVVLFFVRGVDELEETKACNAVAALSLEDASEEEVKAAGLVPGYCGIIDLPENIKVFVDNELKEDNNLVCGANEENYHYKGVDLTSLQNLNFADLIAVQEGDTCSCCGGKLEYKKGIEAGHIFQLGTKYSQAMDAKFLDSNGKAQPFVMGCYGIGVSRLVAAVIEQNHDEKGCIWTKETAPFLVDIIVSNAKNEDELAEGMKIYNSLKASGVEVLIDDRIQQRFGFKMSDFELIGFPYAVVVGKKLQDGLVEVVDRKTLEKTEIKVDEVTNYLLEKLK; translated from the coding sequence ATGAAATTTTCTCAAATGTTTATACCAACAACAAAAGAGACACCAAGTGATGCAACACTTCCTTCGCATCAATTTTTAATAAGAGCTGGTTTTATACTTCAAACTGGTGCTGGTATTTATGATTATATGCCTTTAGGAAAAATTGTATTAGATAAAATTAGAGCAGTTGTAAAAGAGGAGATGGACAAAAGCGGTGCAAATGAAGTGCAATTTGGTTTTGTAACTCCTTTATCATTTTGGGAAGAGTCAGGTAGAGCAACTGCCATGGGAGCTGAACTTTTAAAATTCAAAGATAGAAAAGGTATGGGATTTGTTTTAAGCCCAACAAATGAAGAGGCTGTTGTAAATATGGTAAAAAACAGAATCACTTCATATAAAGATTTACCAATTAATCTTTATCAAATCTATACAAAATTTAGAGATGAAGCAAGACCTAGATTTGGACTTATGAGAGGTAGAGAATTTTTAATGAAAGATGCCTACTCTTTCCATGCTAGCCATGAAGATTTAGTAAGAGAGTTCAATCTTATGGAGCAAACATATAAAAATGTTTACAATAGATTAGGACTTGATTATAGAGTAGTTTCAGCAGATAGTGGAGCTATTGGTGGAAGTGGTTCAAAAGAGTTTATGGTTTTAGCTAACTCAGGGGAAGATACTCTTGTAATTTGCCCAAGTTGTGAATATGGAGCAAATATTGAAGCAGCAGTTAGAAAACCAAACAAAAAAGAGCCATTGGAAACAGTATCTTTAGAAAAAGTAAAAACACCAAATTGTAAAACAATAGCAGAAGTTAGTGATTTTTTAAAAGCAGATGCTTTTTATTCAATGAAAGCAGTTATGAAAAAAGCTGTTTATGAAAACTCATCTGAAGTTGTTCTGTTTTTTGTAAGAGGAGTAGATGAGCTAGAGGAGACAAAAGCTTGTAATGCAGTCGCTGCTTTAAGTTTGGAAGATGCAAGTGAAGAAGAGGTAAAAGCAGCAGGCTTAGTTCCAGGATATTGTGGAATTATTGATTTACCTGAAAATATCAAAGTATTTGTTGATAATGAGTTAAAAGAGGATAATAATCTAGTTTGTGGAGCAAATGAAGAAAACTATCACTATAAAGGTGTAGATTTAACTTCACTACAAAATCTAAATTTTGCAGATCTTATTGCAGTTCAAGAGGGAGATACTTGCTCTTGTTGTGGTGGAAAATTGGAGTATAAAAAAGGGATTGAAGCTGGACATATTTTCCAACTTGGAACTAAATACTCACAAGCAATGGATGCAAAATTCTTAGATTCAAATGGAAAAGCACAACCTTTTGTTATGGGATGTTATGGAATTGGAGTTAGTAGATTAGTTGCAGCTGTAATTGAACAAAACCATGATGAAAAAGGTTGTATTTGGACAAAAGAGACAGCTCCATTTTTGGTTGATATAATAGTTTCAAATGCAAAAAATGAAGATGAGTTAGCAGAGGGAATGAAAATATATAACTCTTTAAAAGCTTCAGGAGTTGAGGTTTTGATTGATGATAGAATTCAACAAAGATTTGGTTTCAAAATGAGTGATTTTGAGCTTATAGGTTTCCCTTATGCAGTTGTAGTTGGTAAAAAACTTCAAGATGGTTTAGTTGAAGTAGTTGATAGAAAAACTTTGGAAAAAACTGAAATAAAAGTTGATGAGGTTACAAACTATCTACTAGAAAAACTTAAATAA
- a CDS encoding mechanosensitive ion channel family protein, with protein sequence MGSVETVSDMIGLYALNVAIAIVIFIIGKWLAKKIADITQKLMLKNDKFDKTLANFLDDIIYYVLMVIVILTALKQLGVDTTSFFAILGAAGLAIGLALKDSLGNFAAGVMIILFRPFKVGDVINAAGVTGTVEEVSIFNTIMITPDNQKMIIPNGSITSGSITNINAKPQRRVDLLIGISYDDDIKKAKEILTSIVEADERVLKEKDITVAVSELADSSVNFVVRAWVNTPDYWAFKFDLTENIKLTLDKEGITIPYPQRDVHHYNKD encoded by the coding sequence ATGGGAAGTGTTGAGACTGTTTCGGATATGATAGGACTTTATGCTTTAAATGTTGCAATTGCAATTGTAATCTTTATTATAGGAAAATGGTTAGCAAAAAAAATTGCTGATATCACGCAAAAACTTATGCTTAAAAATGATAAGTTTGATAAAACATTGGCAAATTTTTTAGATGACATTATCTACTATGTTTTAATGGTTATTGTTATCTTAACAGCACTAAAACAACTAGGTGTTGATACAACTTCATTTTTTGCAATTTTAGGTGCAGCTGGTCTTGCAATTGGTTTAGCTCTAAAAGACTCTTTAGGAAATTTTGCAGCTGGTGTTATGATTATTCTATTTAGACCATTTAAAGTTGGAGATGTTATCAATGCAGCTGGAGTTACAGGAACTGTTGAAGAGGTATCAATTTTCAATACAATTATGATTACTCCTGATAATCAAAAGATGATTATTCCAAATGGTTCAATTACAAGTGGATCAATAACAAATATTAATGCAAAACCTCAAAGAAGAGTTGATTTGCTTATTGGAATCTCTTATGATGATGATATTAAAAAAGCAAAAGAGATTTTAACTTCTATTGTTGAAGCAGATGAAAGAGTATTAAAAGAGAAAGATATAACAGTAGCTGTATCAGAATTGGCTGACTCTTCTGTAAACTTTGTTGTTAGAGCTTGGGTTAATACTCCTGATTATTGGGCTTTTAAATTTGATTTAACTGAAAATATAAAACTTACATTAGATAAAGAGGGGATAACTATCCCTTATCCTCAACGGGATGTTCATCACTACAACAAAGATTAA